A window of Leptospira hartskeerlii contains these coding sequences:
- the asnS gene encoding asparagine--tRNA ligase, translating to MSEVSTIDLNRLPEHVNQTVRMQGWVHGLRGSNARQFLSLRNSGKILQVLAEKEILGEDLFSEIKHLKQETSVEVIGKLVENEKSPIGFELVLSSFKKVGESDNYPITPKEHGIDFLLSQRHLWLRSSKQLAIIKVRSELSYQIRKYFHSNQFTLIDTPILTGSIGESAGTLFSTEYFDLGNAYLAQTGQLYLETAIFAHNKVYCYGPTFRAEKSKTRRHLTEFWMVEAETAFLTHAENLKLQEDFVKTVIKETVSSCLPELKVLERDPAPLLDYISKPFALIDYKEALEYLQSQKEDIVWGDDINSEREQMLCQKFGGPVFIQKYPREAKAFYMKVNPEDPRTVLNADLIAPDGVGEIIGGSEREESYETITKRLQEENLPVESYEWYLELRKYGSVPHSGFGLGTERLIAWICGLQHVRECIPFPRMMERLYP from the coding sequence ATGTCCGAAGTTTCTACCATTGATCTAAATCGTTTGCCGGAACATGTAAACCAAACCGTACGTATGCAAGGTTGGGTCCACGGGTTGAGAGGGTCTAACGCCAGACAATTTTTAAGTCTGAGAAATTCCGGAAAAATCCTGCAGGTACTCGCAGAAAAAGAAATTTTGGGAGAGGATCTTTTCTCGGAGATCAAACATCTAAAACAGGAAACTTCAGTCGAAGTAATCGGAAAATTAGTGGAGAACGAAAAGTCTCCCATCGGATTCGAACTGGTACTTTCTTCTTTTAAGAAAGTAGGAGAATCTGACAATTATCCGATCACACCCAAAGAGCATGGGATAGACTTCTTACTTTCCCAAAGACATCTTTGGTTGAGATCAAGTAAACAGCTTGCGATCATAAAAGTAAGAAGTGAACTTTCTTACCAAATCCGAAAATATTTCCACAGCAACCAATTCACTTTGATCGATACACCTATCTTAACGGGTTCTATTGGAGAATCTGCAGGAACATTATTCTCTACAGAATATTTCGATCTTGGAAATGCTTATCTTGCTCAAACAGGACAATTGTATTTGGAAACTGCGATATTCGCTCATAATAAAGTATATTGTTACGGTCCGACTTTCAGGGCGGAGAAAAGTAAAACCAGAAGACATTTAACAGAATTCTGGATGGTCGAAGCAGAAACCGCATTTTTAACACATGCAGAAAATCTAAAATTGCAGGAAGATTTCGTAAAAACGGTCATCAAAGAAACTGTTTCTTCCTGTTTGCCTGAACTAAAAGTTTTGGAAAGAGATCCGGCGCCGTTGTTGGATTATATCTCTAAACCGTTCGCTCTCATAGATTACAAAGAAGCATTGGAATACCTTCAATCCCAGAAAGAAGATATAGTCTGGGGAGACGATATCAATTCGGAAAGAGAGCAGATGCTTTGCCAAAAATTCGGCGGTCCCGTTTTTATCCAAAAATATCCGAGAGAAGCAAAAGCGTTCTATATGAAGGTCAATCCTGAAGACCCAAGAACGGTGCTTAACGCCGATTTGATCGCACCAGACGGAGTAGGGGAGATTATAGGCGGTTCCGAAAGGGAAGAAAGTTACGAAACTATAACTAAAAGACTCCAGGAAGAAAACCTGCCTGTGGAATCCTACGAATGGTACTTGGAACTTAGAAAGTACGGTTCAGTTCCTCATTCAGGTTTCGGCCTCGGAACAGAAAGACTCATCGCCTGGATTTGCGGGCTTCAACATGTTCGGGAATGTATTCCTTTCCCACGAATGATGGAACGATTGTACCCTTAA
- the folD gene encoding bifunctional methylenetetrahydrofolate dehydrogenase/methenyltetrahydrofolate cyclohydrolase FolD, whose protein sequence is MTAILLDGKKLSQKIKDSIAEEIKALTASGKKPPKLATILVGSDPASATYVNMKVKSCHAVGMISEKIELPETTTTQELLAVIDKLNADPETHGILLQHPTPPQIDERAAFDRIDLKKDVDGVTTLSFGKLSMGVETYLPCTPFGMVLLLKEYGIDPAGKRAVVVGRSPILGKPMAMLLTEMNATVTLCHSRTQNLPEIVSQADIVVGAVGKPEFIKADWIKPGAVLLDAGYNAGNLGDIEISKAWEKSSHYTPVPGGVGPMTISVLLLQTLYSAKDHFTPPLK, encoded by the coding sequence ATGACTGCAATTTTACTGGATGGCAAAAAACTTTCCCAAAAGATAAAAGATTCTATCGCCGAAGAGATCAAGGCTCTTACGGCTTCCGGAAAAAAGCCCCCGAAACTTGCGACTATCCTGGTCGGCAGCGATCCTGCTTCTGCCACTTACGTAAATATGAAAGTGAAGTCCTGCCACGCGGTAGGAATGATCTCCGAAAAAATCGAACTTCCTGAAACCACAACCACCCAGGAATTACTCGCGGTCATTGATAAGTTGAACGCGGATCCTGAGACTCACGGAATTCTTCTCCAACATCCGACGCCTCCTCAGATAGACGAACGAGCTGCATTCGATCGGATCGATTTGAAGAAGGATGTGGACGGAGTTACTACATTGTCCTTCGGAAAATTGTCCATGGGAGTGGAAACTTATCTTCCTTGTACTCCATTTGGTATGGTCCTTCTTCTAAAAGAATACGGGATTGATCCTGCGGGAAAAAGAGCCGTGGTTGTAGGACGTTCTCCTATTTTGGGAAAACCAATGGCGATGCTTCTTACGGAAATGAATGCCACAGTTACACTCTGTCATTCCAGAACCCAAAACCTGCCTGAAATCGTCTCACAAGCTGATATCGTCGTGGGCGCAGTAGGAAAACCTGAATTTATCAAAGCGGATTGGATCAAACCGGGTGCGGTATTATTGGATGCAGGTTATAACGCTGGAAACCTAGGAGATATTGAAATTTCCAAGGCATGGGAAAAATCCTCCCATTATACTCCGGTTCCTGGAGGTGTAGGACCTATGACAATTTCTGTCCTTCTTCTGCAGACATTGTATTCCGCAAAAGATCACTTTACACCCCCGTTGAAATGA
- a CDS encoding acetylxylan esterase has translation MAISFDECFQTYPPFSPPADLDDFWAESIRELKGFPVKNQTKALLKGTILKETIYDISFQSYGNATLTGSLVIPRKRGDLPVLVYFHDYAKDRPQIIKGLTEAGVAQLILDLRGHGTQLIRPVLKEGEIPDPDWTPGYYRKGLEAKESFFLKANYLDVIRTIEFLRLTDGIDGDKIILAGKGIGASMALFGAANSPRVKALILETPNFCHVDDTQLKLGTSWSKEIAEQISNAKSKKAQVKKNLSYFDSLNFSKKIKIPTLVSVGMEDKVSHPKSVFALFNHLVCDKRMQVYPTEGNEAGIAGDKQNLANLEFVKEILFPE, from the coding sequence ATGGCTATCAGTTTCGACGAGTGCTTCCAGACTTATCCTCCCTTCTCACCTCCCGCGGATTTGGACGATTTTTGGGCGGAGTCGATCCGAGAACTCAAAGGTTTTCCGGTTAAAAACCAAACCAAGGCCCTACTCAAAGGGACCATTCTAAAAGAAACCATTTACGATATTTCCTTCCAATCTTATGGGAACGCTACGCTTACAGGTAGTTTGGTAATCCCAAGAAAAAGAGGAGATCTTCCTGTCCTCGTATATTTCCACGATTATGCAAAAGATAGACCTCAAATCATTAAAGGTTTAACGGAAGCTGGAGTTGCACAACTTATTCTGGACCTAAGAGGTCATGGTACTCAGCTTATCCGCCCGGTTTTGAAAGAAGGAGAAATTCCAGACCCGGATTGGACTCCAGGATATTACAGAAAAGGATTGGAAGCTAAAGAATCCTTTTTCTTAAAAGCAAACTACTTAGATGTAATCCGTACGATTGAATTTTTAAGACTCACTGACGGGATCGACGGAGACAAGATCATTCTAGCAGGAAAAGGGATTGGCGCTTCCATGGCTTTATTCGGTGCCGCGAATTCTCCGAGAGTCAAAGCTCTTATATTAGAAACTCCTAATTTTTGCCATGTGGACGATACCCAACTGAAGTTGGGAACAAGTTGGTCCAAGGAAATTGCAGAACAGATCTCTAACGCAAAATCCAAGAAGGCCCAAGTAAAAAAGAATCTTTCTTATTTTGATAGTTTGAATTTTTCCAAAAAGATCAAGATCCCTACTCTGGTTTCTGTCGGAATGGAAGATAAGGTTTCCCATCCTAAGTCTGTATTTGCATTATTCAATCATTTAGTCTGCGATAAAAGAATGCAGGTATATCCTACGGAAGGGAACGAAGCAGGAATCGCGGGGGACAAACAGAATTTGGCCAATCTCGAATTCGTGAAAGAGATCCTGTTCCCTGAATGA
- the cysS gene encoding cysteine--tRNA ligase — translation MKEIRFHNSLSGNKEVFRPEFPDRVRVYSCGPTVYNFAHLGNLRAFLFVDLLRRVLVAFGYKPDMTMNITDIDDKIIRESMAQGKNIREFTEPWVKAFQEDLESLNIQKLEHYPRATDSIPSMIEIIKHLQSHGLVYEKDGSLYYSISKFKNYGKLSGIDVSGMKTGTRYDTDEYDKDDVRDFVLWKFPKQEGEPSWDTEIGPGRPGWHLECSAMVRDVYGSGVDIHTGGVDLTFPHHENEIAQSEGAFPEESFVKYWLHSEHLLVNGEKMAKSKGNFFTLRDLVKDGIEPRNIRFLLLSAHYRSKLNFTKERLEEAAGSVSKIQNCINRLLEELSKSGKTFQSKTNVELTAWDEFLESLADDLNISKFLASVFELVKDSNQYLDQNSPNEDEIVKRLELFYKIDSILGVLSFERKVEVLDSEIDELVRQRQEARKNKNFAEADRLRDKLNEIGIILEDTKEGLRWKRK, via the coding sequence ATGAAAGAAATCCGTTTTCATAATTCTCTGAGCGGAAACAAAGAAGTATTCCGCCCCGAATTTCCTGACAGAGTTAGGGTATATTCCTGCGGACCTACAGTTTATAATTTTGCACATTTAGGGAATTTACGCGCATTTTTATTCGTGGATTTACTGAGGCGAGTTCTCGTAGCATTCGGATATAAACCGGATATGACGATGAATATCACCGATATCGACGATAAGATCATTCGTGAATCGATGGCACAAGGTAAGAATATTAGGGAATTTACAGAACCCTGGGTGAAAGCTTTCCAAGAAGATTTAGAATCTCTGAATATTCAAAAATTAGAACATTACCCTAGAGCGACCGATTCTATTCCCTCCATGATAGAGATCATAAAACATTTGCAAAGTCATGGTCTCGTGTACGAAAAAGACGGTAGTTTGTATTATTCAATTTCCAAATTCAAAAATTACGGGAAACTTTCCGGAATAGACGTAAGCGGTATGAAAACCGGAACCCGTTACGACACCGACGAATATGATAAAGATGATGTAAGAGACTTCGTACTTTGGAAATTCCCGAAACAAGAAGGGGAACCTTCTTGGGATACCGAGATTGGTCCCGGAAGACCTGGTTGGCATTTAGAATGTTCAGCAATGGTGCGTGACGTGTATGGCTCCGGAGTGGATATTCATACAGGAGGAGTGGACCTTACCTTCCCTCACCATGAAAATGAGATCGCACAGAGCGAAGGAGCTTTTCCGGAAGAATCCTTCGTAAAATATTGGCTCCATTCAGAACATCTACTCGTAAATGGAGAGAAGATGGCCAAGTCAAAGGGAAACTTTTTCACCCTCAGAGATTTGGTAAAAGACGGTATAGAACCAAGAAATATTCGGTTCCTTCTACTTTCAGCACATTATAGAAGCAAATTAAACTTCACAAAAGAAAGATTAGAAGAAGCAGCCGGGTCCGTTTCCAAGATCCAGAATTGTATCAATCGATTATTAGAAGAATTATCAAAATCAGGAAAAACATTCCAATCTAAAACAAACGTAGAACTTACAGCATGGGATGAATTTTTAGAAAGTCTCGCAGACGATCTGAATATTTCCAAATTTTTAGCGTCCGTTTTTGAATTAGTAAAAGATTCTAACCAATACCTGGATCAAAATTCTCCGAACGAAGATGAAATCGTCAAAAGACTGGAATTATTTTATAAAATAGATTCCATCTTAGGAGTTTTGAGTTTCGAAAGAAAGGTAGAAGTTTTAGACTCTGAGATAGACGAACTCGTGAGACAAAGACAAGAAGCACGCAAAAACAAAAATTTTGCGGAAGCAGACAGGCTAAGAGATAAATTGAACGAGATAGGGATCATACTCGAGGACACAAAAGAAGGTCTTCGCTGGAAGAGAAAATGA
- the rlmB gene encoding 23S rRNA (guanosine(2251)-2'-O)-methyltransferase RlmB → MSRQDYIYGRRNIREILERHLEKGSELSFQEIWLTSGAKKELQEILSQLEDKLLIKEASPSKLDKMAPGVNHQGVLALRIQLHSGDKKSFDSHLENCKGPILVLDRIQDPGNLGNILRTAECFGVETVLIPDRDSSGITPTVEKVASGALAYLNVYKVGNLAQILEKLQKRNFWVVSTSDKGTEDWSKIPAWEELVILMGNEGEGLKRILMEKSDFTVRIPLHGHISSLNVTVATGIVLDRLKNRPK, encoded by the coding sequence ATGAGCCGTCAGGATTATATCTACGGAAGAAGGAATATTCGAGAAATCCTAGAACGACATCTCGAAAAAGGTTCAGAACTTTCCTTCCAAGAAATTTGGCTGACTTCCGGAGCCAAAAAAGAGTTACAAGAAATTCTCTCCCAATTAGAAGACAAACTTCTAATCAAAGAAGCTTCTCCGAGCAAGTTAGACAAAATGGCTCCTGGTGTAAATCACCAGGGTGTGCTTGCGCTTAGAATACAACTCCATTCAGGAGATAAAAAATCGTTTGATTCCCATCTGGAAAATTGCAAAGGTCCCATTCTAGTTTTGGATCGTATCCAAGATCCAGGTAATTTAGGAAATATTTTAAGAACTGCCGAATGTTTCGGAGTAGAAACTGTCCTCATTCCAGATAGAGATTCCTCCGGTATCACACCCACTGTGGAAAAAGTGGCCTCGGGTGCACTCGCCTATCTAAACGTTTATAAAGTCGGGAACCTCGCGCAAATATTAGAAAAATTGCAAAAACGAAATTTCTGGGTGGTTTCCACTTCCGATAAAGGAACAGAAGATTGGTCCAAAATTCCTGCCTGGGAAGAACTCGTGATCCTAATGGGAAATGAAGGAGAAGGTCTAAAAAGGATCTTAATGGAAAAATCCGATTTTACAGTTCGCATCCCTCTTCATGGTCATATATCCTCTTTAAATGTGACAGTCGCCACAGGGATTGTACTGGATCGCTTAAAAAACCGACCGAAGTAA
- a CDS encoding alpha/beta hydrolase gives MKRFLSFRTLFLFFTILSFGNCEYLQDRLTPPDSKSLGEQIKDYIISAYFAEQNHALYKFSTVFPDMAVGSLSPLYFQDPYFQRDNSKAKIVLIHGWDFAERQTDPPTDFNKKVANLLGTWNQGLAFITQTSDLPSGYSASVYNTFEIYVFTYRTSDYIEVNGRRFIDSLNAAFNSSDNVVVVAHSMGGLVSRAAIQHANNTENVIDHIVSLGTPYYGSPYSSPQYTGNLSSIGTIIKFMTDTPGGQGLAYTNGLSSGVTAIAPPITDGTDQAFNFFLESMIANTTYDSMTTVYGGDMGSGDCSGADHAATYQAACTVITSGTPPFGNSDGIVPLLSARLNNRPLITNAYSVSAMDHSQMSFRNEGGTGAGLTKVKTHFNNVFAEVFTIVGGL, from the coding sequence ATGAAAAGATTTTTATCTTTCCGAACTCTGTTTTTATTTTTCACAATTCTATCTTTCGGGAACTGCGAGTATCTCCAGGACAGACTCACTCCTCCTGACAGCAAATCATTAGGGGAACAAATCAAAGATTATATCATCTCCGCGTATTTTGCAGAGCAGAATCATGCTTTATATAAATTTTCCACAGTATTTCCTGATATGGCGGTAGGCAGCCTTTCTCCTTTATATTTCCAAGATCCGTATTTTCAGAGAGATAATTCCAAAGCGAAAATCGTGCTTATTCACGGTTGGGATTTTGCGGAAAGACAAACAGACCCACCTACAGATTTTAACAAGAAAGTGGCAAATCTACTCGGGACCTGGAACCAGGGCCTCGCATTTATTACGCAAACATCCGACCTTCCAAGCGGTTATAGTGCGAGCGTATATAATACTTTCGAGATCTATGTTTTTACATATAGAACCTCCGACTATATTGAAGTAAATGGAAGAAGATTCATCGATTCTTTAAATGCAGCATTCAACTCCTCCGACAACGTTGTCGTTGTGGCTCACTCTATGGGAGGACTTGTTTCCAGAGCAGCAATCCAGCATGCAAATAATACTGAAAATGTAATAGATCATATTGTAAGTTTAGGAACTCCTTATTATGGATCTCCCTACTCTTCTCCGCAGTACACCGGGAACTTAAGCTCTATCGGAACTATTATCAAGTTTATGACGGACACTCCTGGTGGACAAGGTCTTGCTTATACGAACGGACTTAGTTCAGGTGTAACTGCAATTGCTCCTCCTATCACAGACGGAACCGACCAAGCATTTAACTTTTTCTTAGAAAGTATGATCGCAAATACTACCTATGATTCAATGACTACAGTTTATGGTGGAGACATGGGTTCTGGAGATTGCAGTGGAGCCGATCATGCTGCCACCTATCAGGCTGCATGCACAGTGATTACGAGTGGGACCCCGCCGTTTGGCAATTCTGATGGAATTGTACCTTTGCTTTCTGCACGACTGAATAACAGACCGCTAATCACAAATGCATATTCTGTCTCTGCTATGGACCATTCTCAAATGTCATTTAGAAATGAGGGTGGAACAGGCGCTGGACTCACAAAAGTAAAAACACATTTTAATAATGTATTCGCCGAAGTTTTTACGATTGTGGGCGGGCTATAA
- the hisF gene encoding imidazole glycerol phosphate synthase subunit HisF produces MSELTARIIPCLDIKDGRVVKGVNFVNLVDAGDPVESAVVYEKNLADELCFLDITASSDKRDILIHLVEAVAERIFIPFTVGGGIRTLDDVKAVLEKGADKVSINTAAFQNPDLLRAAAEIYGSQCIVCAVDVKFHPDRQRFEVFLHGGRTETGRDALDWGKEAQERGAGEILLTSMDRDGTKKGFDIQLLKLFSSNLESPIIASGGAGNPEHMVEAILRGKADAVLAASIFHFGEFTIRETKENMREMGIKVRL; encoded by the coding sequence ATGAGTGAGCTCACCGCGAGAATTATTCCCTGCCTGGATATCAAAGATGGCAGGGTAGTCAAAGGAGTGAATTTCGTAAATCTTGTGGACGCCGGTGATCCCGTTGAGTCTGCAGTTGTTTATGAAAAAAATCTCGCGGACGAGTTATGCTTCTTGGATATCACTGCATCCAGCGATAAAAGAGATATTCTAATCCATTTAGTAGAAGCAGTTGCGGAAAGGATATTTATCCCTTTCACTGTGGGTGGAGGAATTCGAACCTTAGATGATGTAAAAGCAGTTTTGGAGAAGGGAGCAGATAAGGTCTCTATCAATACTGCTGCTTTTCAAAATCCCGATCTTCTTCGTGCAGCCGCAGAAATTTACGGCTCACAATGTATTGTGTGCGCAGTGGACGTAAAATTTCATCCTGATAGACAAAGATTTGAAGTGTTCCTTCACGGTGGAAGAACAGAAACAGGAAGAGACGCATTGGATTGGGGAAAGGAAGCGCAGGAAAGAGGCGCCGGAGAAATTTTACTCACCTCTATGGATCGTGACGGGACCAAAAAAGGATTCGATATCCAGCTTTTAAAATTATTTTCTTCTAATTTAGAAAGTCCTATTATTGCGAGTGGTGGCGCCGGAAATCCGGAACATATGGTAGAAGCAATTTTGAGAGGAAAAGCCGACGCAGTTCTTGCGGCTTCCATTTTTCATTTTGGTGAATTTACGATTCGAGAAACCAAAGAAAATATGCGCGAAATGGGGATCAAAGTAAGGCTTTGA
- the gatA gene encoding Asp-tRNA(Asn)/Glu-tRNA(Gln) amidotransferase subunit GatA, with translation MKELWKLKYSDIKKGLNSGEFTPTDLAQSLISRIEAEDSKIKAFLSWEKESILKAAAESTERRKSGKPLSEFDGIPIGVKDNICIENTITSCASKILENYRSPFHATAIEKLLAKGFVLIPRANMDEFAMGSSTENSAYQVTKNPFDTARIPGGSSGGSAAAVAASFVPVALGSDTGGSVRQPASLCGIYGLKPTYGTVSRYGLVAYASSLDQIGPLSKDIDGIIDVYSVISGKDQRDATSKNIPAFDPSKVKELPWKGLKIGKMKITSEIEPDVAKAYESLLAELESKGAQLIDLDFSLLSNSIPIYYIIATAECSSNLSRFDGIRFGQRKDPSGKLDDLYVTSRSEGFGKEVQRRILLGTFSLSAGYYDAYYGRAQKARVLIKKEYEGYFSKVDLILQPTSPTTAFKVGEKTSDPIQMYKADILTTSVNLAGVPAMSVPIGTDSKGLPIGLQITAPALHEDKIFGFAKMISDWASKVELPETIK, from the coding sequence ATGAAAGAACTTTGGAAATTAAAATATTCTGATATTAAAAAAGGCTTAAATTCAGGGGAGTTTACTCCTACCGATCTGGCCCAATCTTTGATCTCTCGTATAGAAGCGGAAGATTCTAAAATTAAGGCATTCCTTTCTTGGGAAAAAGAAAGTATCTTGAAGGCAGCCGCAGAAAGTACCGAAAGAAGAAAATCAGGAAAACCTCTTTCAGAGTTCGACGGTATTCCGATCGGAGTGAAAGATAATATCTGTATAGAAAACACGATCACTTCTTGTGCTTCTAAAATTTTGGAAAACTATCGCTCTCCATTTCATGCGACTGCTATCGAAAAACTTTTAGCAAAAGGTTTTGTTCTTATTCCAAGAGCGAATATGGACGAGTTCGCGATGGGCTCTTCTACAGAGAACTCCGCTTACCAGGTTACTAAAAATCCATTCGATACTGCAAGGATCCCAGGTGGATCTTCCGGTGGATCCGCTGCTGCGGTCGCCGCTTCTTTTGTGCCTGTTGCATTGGGTTCAGATACGGGGGGCTCCGTTAGACAGCCTGCGTCTCTTTGCGGGATCTATGGTTTAAAACCTACTTACGGAACTGTTTCCAGATATGGACTCGTGGCTTATGCTTCAAGCCTAGATCAGATCGGTCCTTTGTCTAAGGACATTGACGGTATCATAGATGTGTATTCAGTGATTTCCGGAAAGGACCAGAGAGATGCTACTTCTAAAAATATTCCTGCATTCGATCCTTCTAAAGTAAAAGAACTTCCTTGGAAAGGACTGAAGATCGGTAAGATGAAGATTACTTCCGAGATTGAGCCGGATGTTGCAAAGGCATATGAATCTCTTTTGGCGGAGTTGGAATCGAAAGGCGCTCAACTGATAGACTTGGATTTTTCTCTTCTTTCTAATTCTATTCCGATCTATTACATTATCGCTACTGCAGAATGTTCTTCCAATCTTTCCAGATTTGATGGGATACGTTTTGGACAAAGAAAAGATCCAAGTGGCAAACTGGATGATCTATATGTAACGAGTAGAAGTGAAGGTTTCGGCAAAGAAGTCCAAAGAAGGATCCTACTCGGAACATTCTCTTTATCCGCCGGATATTACGACGCATATTATGGAAGAGCTCAAAAGGCACGAGTTCTGATCAAAAAAGAATATGAAGGTTATTTTTCTAAAGTCGATTTGATATTGCAGCCAACTTCTCCTACGACTGCATTCAAAGTTGGAGAAAAAACTTCCGATCCGATCCAAATGTATAAAGCGGATATTCTTACTACTTCCGTAAATTTAGCCGGCGTTCCTGCGATGTCTGTTCCGATCGGAACAGACTCCAAAGGACTTCCGATCGGTTTGCAGATTACTGCTCCTGCTTTACACGAAGATAAAATATTCGGTTTTGCTAAAATGATCTCTGACTGGGCTTCTAAGGTAGAATTGCCCGAAACGATCAAATGA
- the gatC gene encoding Asp-tRNA(Asn)/Glu-tRNA(Gln) amidotransferase subunit GatC has protein sequence MNLNEESLQKIAELSRLKIDPKDIQNFLTDFNKVLNYVDTITELNVSSVSDEDLYPNEGNSVRPDKAKEGLSRSQIESFAPSFQNGYFVVPKVIET, from the coding sequence GTGAACCTAAACGAAGAATCCCTTCAAAAAATCGCAGAGTTATCTAGGCTCAAAATAGATCCTAAGGATATCCAAAACTTCCTTACGGATTTCAATAAGGTCCTGAATTATGTGGATACGATCACTGAATTAAATGTGAGTTCCGTTTCCGACGAGGATTTATATCCGAACGAAGGAAATTCAGTTCGTCCGGATAAGGCAAAAGAAGGTTTAAGCCGTTCTCAGATAGAATCCTTCGCACCTAGTTTCCAAAATGGATACTTCGTAGTTCCAAAGGTGATCGAAACATGA
- a CDS encoding undecaprenyl-phosphate glucose phosphotransferase yields the protein MLKERSQTFKLLFVFLDLIFSLGSCVFAFLLRFYVGDPTGIDRSYIDLESYFILGSVLSISQVIVFLFIDLYHPRRGLSFLDEFLAIFGGVFLNLLFVLSMLFFFRGDFGSERFSRSFILVFAGTNIFSIGLLHLLARQFLRYLRSKGYNLRRVLVIGTRETAARFADSVQRHQIYGYEIIGYVSSGNSKAIRKEMKLVGKTDKIEKVLSEIKPDLVVYALNNAEGDCLETVLDACDTEGIDLKVIPGFQEFIKAKGRVDEMDGLPVISIRNIPVRLGYNRVIKRSFDILFSLFFITLFSPVFLIIALLIKLTSRGPVFYHQERVGLDNKSFKMLKFRSMVVQTKSQSETTWTVQNDPRVTGIGKILRKTSLDEIPQFFNVLLGDMSVVGPRPERPHFVEKFKTDHRHYMRRHAVKAGITGLAQVKGLRGDTSIDDRIDADIYYIENWSLWLDIKIILLTPLKGVMDKNAY from the coding sequence ATGCTGAAAGAAAGAAGCCAAACTTTTAAATTATTATTCGTCTTCTTGGACCTGATCTTCTCTTTGGGAAGTTGTGTTTTTGCATTCCTTCTTCGTTTTTATGTAGGAGATCCGACTGGAATAGATAGATCTTATATAGATCTGGAAAGTTATTTTATATTAGGTTCCGTTCTTTCCATTTCTCAAGTAATCGTTTTCTTATTTATAGATCTATACCATCCCAGAAGAGGATTGTCCTTTTTAGATGAGTTCCTTGCGATCTTTGGCGGAGTGTTCTTAAATCTACTATTCGTATTATCCATGTTATTCTTCTTCCGAGGTGATTTCGGAAGTGAAAGATTTTCTCGTTCTTTCATTTTAGTTTTTGCAGGGACAAATATTTTTTCAATAGGGCTTCTTCATCTCCTCGCCCGCCAGTTCTTAAGATATCTCAGAAGCAAAGGATATAATCTACGTAGGGTACTTGTGATCGGAACAAGAGAAACCGCTGCTCGTTTTGCAGACTCAGTTCAAAGACATCAGATCTACGGATATGAGATCATTGGTTATGTAAGCTCGGGAAATTCAAAAGCAATCCGTAAGGAAATGAAATTGGTCGGAAAGACAGACAAGATAGAGAAGGTTTTGTCCGAGATCAAACCTGATCTTGTAGTTTATGCTTTGAATAATGCTGAAGGGGATTGTTTGGAGACGGTTTTGGATGCATGTGATACGGAAGGTATCGACTTAAAAGTAATTCCTGGTTTTCAAGAGTTCATCAAGGCGAAAGGAAGAGTAGACGAGATGGATGGTCTTCCGGTTATTTCTATCCGAAACATTCCTGTGCGTCTTGGCTATAACCGAGTGATCAAAAGAAGTTTTGATATCTTATTTTCTCTTTTCTTCATTACACTTTTTTCACCCGTATTTTTGATTATCGCACTTCTGATCAAATTAACTTCCAGAGGGCCTGTGTTCTATCATCAGGAAAGAGTGGGGCTGGACAATAAAAGTTTCAAGATGCTCAAGTTTAGAAGTATGGTTGTTCAAACTAAGTCCCAGTCTGAGACGACTTGGACGGTCCAAAACGATCCAAGGGTTACCGGGATCGGTAAGATCTTGCGTAAGACCTCCCTTGACGAAATACCTCAGTTTTTTAATGTGCTTTTAGGAGATATGTCCGTAGTGGGTCCGAGACCCGAAAGACCTCATTTTGTCGAAAAATTCAAAACGGATCATAGACATTATATGAGAAGACATGCAGTCAAGGCAGGGATTACCGGTCTTGCTCAAGTCAAGGGTCTTAGAGGAGACACTTCTATCGATGATAGAATTGATGCGGATATCTACTATATAGAAAACTGGTCTCTTTGGTTGGATATTAAAATCATCCTACTTACACCTTTAAAAGGTGTGATGGATAAGAACGCATATTAA